The Epinephelus lanceolatus isolate andai-2023 chromosome 10, ASM4190304v1, whole genome shotgun sequence genomic sequence CTAATAGAATGATTGAAGAAGGAGGCGCTGtggcacatacagtacataggCTACATAAGGGTAAGAATATctatacacacactgtacactctCTAGGATACAATTTACTGTACATGATCAACTCTAGCTGGCTCTTCTCTTTCATTCTCTGTATAGTAGCTCTATCAGTCATCAAAAATAAAGTTGAGATAGTTTGCCCGATGTGTTTACATTCCCTGCCCTGGTATATAATGTTTTCTCTCAATGATAAAACCTGTAAGACAGATGAAAAACAGTCAGTTGATTATTCTCATTGGATCTGACAGCTGAGGAACAGGgacaccaccaccacactccTGCTGGATGCTTCATCAAAGTGCTGCTGTTCAGAAAACACACACGTGACTGTGGACATGCGCATACTGTCTCaggtctacacacacacacacacacacacacacacacacatatacagatacACACTGTTCCTGAGTATGAACTGtaagatttttattttggctgTACTCTAAGGAAGAAATGACATGATGTACGATGATTTAAGAGAAAGAAAGCTGTTTTAATCCAAACAGCCATACTCTGATATAACAGGTATGGACTTAAGAAAGGCATAccatcactgaaaaaaaaagtttaaatggTAAAACCCTAAAAAACATGTGCTGCTGTGAACTAGGTACATACATCTAAGGCCATAGTTTATGTAAAGACAGCAATAGGACAGATCAATAGGATGGGAAGGTACCATTTTTCCACCAATAAGTAAATATCATGTCATTTTAATCTTACGGTGTGTTTGCATTTAAAGTTGCCTTAATcaatattttatattaacaataagTCAGACTGTTATGTGCAATTTGAAAGGGAGATCATCGTTACCAGACTCTGCTGTTCatctcagctcattgtttttttgttttatggccTGCAACATTTCCTCACTGCTCTCATCAGTGTTGATTACAGGCACAGCAGCTAGTCAGCTCTAATAAACCCAGTTTGAACTACCTGCACAGCACCAAATGGCAAACAGACAATGTTAACAACTAGCTTGTAATCATGACAGAGAATTTAGAGGCTTAAAGGTAGAGTCAGCTATCTCCTCATGGTCTGCTAGCTGTCCGTTCTGTGTATGTGCTGAAAAAAAGATCTGGTTTCACACCTATTCGTGGCTCTGTAAATGAGCAAGTAGCACACAACAGTATTCCAGCCAATCAGCAGCAGCTTGTTTGTGCTGTGCAAAGAGGAAAGGCCATAGATGTACAAAACGAAAGGCAGTGTGAGCAAGAGGGACGGTAAAACTGAGCCTCTGAAGGAGAACTGACAGGAGAGGGTGTATTTGTTTGGGTGTTGAGTTTGACTTTTAACAGTCTTTCTCCAGAACTGCTAACTCCACCTTTAAGGGCTAGAGATTTCTCTCAGGAGTTGGTCGAGACTGAAACAGAGCAAATAAGGAAAGATGAACTGCTCTGCATCACATGACTCCAAACACATGATTATCTGTGTTGCTGGATGTGTACTTAAGCGTAATTGTTTTCTGTATTTGCCATATCAAATCTAAAAGTggtatcatatcagtgttgcatttacagtttattgagctgcccccaagtggccaaaaaatgtaTTATGTCAGCCAACTATGGTTTAAATTGCAATATGAGTCTATACATAAATTGGCTAAAAACTCATCGGCAGCTATATAAGAAATATCTCGACTTCCCCTGTTTGTACAGATTTGAAATGCTGCACATAGCGGTCCCAAAAAGACGACCATCAACAAGTGATACGTGCTGTACTTGAAAGAAAGTATGAAACTTACAAACTACTAAGGTAAATTTTACTGAGGAACTTCATCAGAGAAGTGCACCCGTGTCCaatgctgtcacacacacacattgcaaaaGCAATGGTGTCAAATTCTACATTGATTGAGAACTAATTCAGTGATTTACATTAAGGCCTTTTCAGTCTTGATATTTGCAGGTTTTATTGACCACTGAgctcacagctgcagccacacaaacacaccttaaTTCTGTGCTCCGTCTGACAgccacacagaaaaacacaaacgcacacaggCACGTACACAGAAAGACAAGTGGCACAACGCCACCTGCGGCGGCGCACACACCTGCAATGGTATGAAGATGAAAAATAGTAACAAAATATAAGTCATCGGAAACACAAGGCAGCAGAGATCACAGCCATGATGATTGAGCATTATCACTGAAACACCAAAGGTCTCTCTTTGACTCCAACCACTCACAAATGCCACTCACTGCacaccaaataaacaaacagaatgaGAGTCAAAATATGGTTACCCACTTTCTACAAGCTGACATTGGGGTCTGTGCTTGTTCATGTGATAAGTGGAATGGTCAACTGGTCTGCATCCAACAGGTTTGAGCCATGTGACAAAGGAGATCCAGCTCATGATATGTGACACCCCAGTCAAGTGTCTCTCAGGTGTCTGACCGCCACTCATACTCAACATTCACGCTGCATTCATTTTTGCTTTCAGCATTGATTGCACTGATCTCGCATGTGATACCACTTATGAAGGTGCTGTACTGTACTTCATCGTAGATATCAGACTTgtgttaaagaaaaagaaaacatgtaaatacTGTGTAAACTCAGCCTATATTACAGTAGTCTGGATAGAGACGAAAGAGAGGGGATGAACACAAAGCAAACCACAGGTAATCAAAATTCCTTTAAAAGTTCTCTCAACAGTCTATTCTTTTCTTCAAGCACCTTTCACTCCCGGTACTGGAGTGGCCCTCTATGCTGATTTTAACCTCCTGAGGGATGAAGGAGGGTTTGGGCAGAGTCAGAGGAGGCTCCTCCTCCACTCTCTCAGTCTGGTCTCGCTCTGGAGCTGACCAGCGTCTCTTGCGGACTGCAGGTCTCTCTGGATCACCACACTGTATTTTGGTAAGTGCAGGCATGTCTGTTTTAACTGATTCCTGTCTTACTTCTCCAGTCCCAGAGACTGCCAGCATTGGTCCAGTTCCGTAGATCCCCTCCCCTGGTCCTGGAGCTAGTCCCAATCCTGGTGGTAGCTCTAGTCCTGGTCCCGGTCCAGTAACCTGCTCCCTCTCCAACCTGTCCGCACTGGATGCCTTCATGAGGAGGCCACCGTTTCTGCCTGCAGTGTTTGGACTCACACTGTTTCTTACAGTGGCATCCACACTGTGACAGGAGTCAGAGAGGTGACCGCTCTTCAGCTTGGTCCCCAAAGCCTGGCTGTCTGTTACTGTTGTGGTCCTCAAGCCGCGGAGGGTCAGCGACACGCATACATCGCCCACACACAGCTTGGCGCAAGACAGCTCAAACAGCTGGGTGGTCCTGTCTGGGCAGCAGGACGACCAGCCCTGGCCAAACACAAAGAAGGGATACTCCACcagcacctccacacacacctggagATGAGTACACACACCAATAAACACAGTCAGCTTTTAGCTCAATACAGACTGAAATATGTGTGGAGGATTTATGTAAGACACACATCTGTTTAAAGTCACTATGTGCACACATTTGTATGGGATAATACATCTTGGAAATTATTCTGTTGGCATAAGTTTTGTTTGTACAACAACAAGCCTTAGGCCCTttccacagaagacattttgacgtgCCGCAGCGGGAACTCGCAGGtatgataataaaattaatgattgctgagtttcatccagctgcttcagtttctggGTCCtagtattgtgcatgctggctcactgtcacactgtcacagcTTTCTGTGACACCTAATGGAGTGGAGCCAtcgttaatgttattatttacacctgtgcttctcctgctttgacaagtcaaaatgtctgctgtgaaaacagtCTATTGGTGCAGTCTGCTCTAGAGCCCGAGCAACATATTGGTACAGCTAATAAAATCTTTATCACAGATAAATCACAGATATCATGTCAGTGTTGCCATGCATGTCTGTCTAAAAATAACACTGCAGTACAGACAGGCAAAACATATGTTTCAGgttatttttaaatgatgaCCTCATTTGTCCATCAGGGAGCACTGACTAATGTATTttccataaaaaataaattatttatgtatgtaaATTTTCCTGTTCAGTACAACTCTTTAATGGAGCTGTATGCAACAGTCACAGCATACAGCTTGGATTCAGGGCCTGGGGCAGGATTGTCTACAcgcagttctcaacatggaggtggcggagctaacagtgctaactcaaTAAACAACAGTAGCAGCAgggctgacagagctaacattagcccctttcacactgccagattttccacgaattTGCCGCACTCCCGATTTtctttttatactgccaatgctgaaaaaagactgattgggctttcctgcaaatctgcacaattcctatctaaaaagggctattaTTACCTGGGGGGAAACCAGGTTGGATGCTACACTTCTGTGACCACAACATCCCAGTATCAGGGGTAACCGctgtatgagcgcagtgcagagcGGTGGTGATTAGTTAGGCAATGGGATACACACTCACATGAGAGAAGTTTGCCTAGACAGGTTTCTGCAAGAAGGTTGTTTTTTACCcattttttgaattttttattttacccataccacatttttttcccaaacttACAAATCCCTTTCTAGGAGAAAGCCACCCAGggaaacttctcccaacagtaATATGCACACAGGcactcacatgcacaaataTGCCTGCGCAGATGGACAGTCTACCATAACACTGGCAGAGAAGCTTTGAttagagcacacacagaggtagaCTTAGTAaatgctcaggatgccattacacCACTACATCTTTACATCGTAATGACAGTAGTAAAGAAGTGGATTactgcatacagctcctttaaaaatCAAGTTCAATGGATTCTCTTTGAAGAGTTTTGTTTGTGGTATGTATTAATTTGTTTAAACAAATAAGGTGCAGTGTCTTATTCTGGAGAAAGTTGTTTGccgagtctcattcccaggtcatcaaaaaATATCTTTCTCCAGAATTGCATACTGAACCTTTAACTCTAAAATATCAACATTGGTGTCAGCCTTAAGAATCCAGTATCAGTGGAGCTCTGCAGCCCTTCACAGACATGGGGTCCATAATGTTGCTCACTTCATTTATCTATGAAAATAATGGCTTTTGGCCTTTCAAAAGCTAAGCTCTGTGTAATTAAATGTTGTTGGTTGCTGGAGAATAATCAGTAAGCTGTAAAACAATGATATGAAGGAAGAAGAGTGTTGGCGATTCTCTCAGTTCTGCATCAGAGATGGATTTCAtggatttttattttgcagCTGAGGACTTAATGGATGATCAGAGTGAGCGCAAAGGGAGCTCAACTGTGCTTGTCACTAATGGATCCCTTCATACATTTTGTCATCAACTTCAATACATTTAGATAGAACAAAAAATTCTGATGACTTTATATTTATAAGTGatttgcaatctgcaatctgaTTTGCAAAACAGTGGCTTTTCAATAATGTCACTGGGGGGCGCCAAAGACTTCCACATTCTATACATAGTGGCTTTAAAAATTAAACATGATTAATCATTCAagaatgatgaatgatgaataACTTACCTGAGCTTTGAGCTCTCCCACAGAAAACTGTATGACCACAGCATTGGGACTCTGTCCACTGTCGATACGCTCAACAGTGCTGGAGTCGATCTTCAGCTCACTGCTAATCTCAGCACTCTGGATGAAGTCCTCTGTCTTGAGGTCCTCCACGCGCTTCAGCTCCCCATCGGCCAGCTGGATGATGGAGCCTCGCATGAAGAATGGAGGAAGCGCCACaggggaagagggagaggagataGAGTGGGAGgcctggatggaaacaggggcgGGACTGGGGACAGGAGCAGGAGTTGGGGAGGGAGCTGCCGCCACTGCAGGAGCTGGGTTAGAGGGCAGGACTGCCATCGCTGGTGCCTGTGCGATGGCAGGGGGTGGTTGATTTCCATCTGGCCCAAGCGCCTCACACTTAGACAGGGCTGTGGCCAGATAGGCATGCGGCATGGCGGTGGATATTTGAGGGGCAGTGGTAGCAGTCAGAGCGCTGACAGTACGACTGACCTCAATTTCTGTGCCGTTATTAGTGCCACTGACTGGGATGAGGAGGGACTGGCCACTCGGGATGACCAGGTGCTGAGGCAGTGCCGCATGGTAGCTGACAGCGTGCTGATTTGCACTGGTGATATAGCCGATGATTGGTGGCTGTGTGGAGGAATAAAGACTGGCTGGCAGCTCCTCGGGGGGTAGAGTGGTTTGAATGACTGTATGAGGAGCAACAGACTTAACCACATCTGAGGACGAGAGGGAGGTGAAGGAGGACGATCTGGACACTGGTTTCCCCAAACAGATGCCTCCTTTCTCAGTCTGGACTAAAGAGATCTTATTTGAGCCTGTTTCACGTTCAGCTCCGTGGTTGGGCTGGGCCAACAGCACCAAGGAGGTCTGGAGTCCTGCAGGGTTTTGGCTGTAGTCTGCAGGCAGGAGGATATGTCTGGCCTCATAGCTCTGGACCTGCTGATGGTTCACTTGATGACTGGGAGTTTTAGTCTGTTTGACCACCTCTAACTCCCCATTCAATACACTCTTAGTATGCCCCTCTGGTTTCTTTCCAACTGAACCATCTGCATACTGAACCACCAGTTGGGAGGGAGCGATGGTGAGCGTTTGAGGGAGGACGGCTGTGTGAGGGTGGAGCTGGAGATGGGCTGTGGGTGACGTGACGGCATTTCCGCCGACAGTCAGAGGCGTTCTGCTGTCGAGATGAATGTACTGGCTGGTGACTTGGGGAGAGCTCGGGAGTGACACAGGAGCCAGTTCTGTGGGAGAGAGGCCTATTTGAAACTGCTGCTCTCCTTTGGTGTTGGGGGAGATGAGGGCAGTGGTGTAACCATCCAGCTGGGGACGCTGTCCTATGGTCGAACTGTTAGGTGCAGAACCAGCATTGGCAGAGATGATGTGAGAGGAGATGTAGCCAGCATAGGGCCCAGAGCTGATGAACTGAACGTTGGGTCCCAGCTGGGCAAACTGGATAGTCCCAGCCTGCTGGGGAAGGGCTGTGGGGTAAACTGCAGGCAAAGAGGCCAGGGGCACCGTAGACAGAGGAGtggcagaggaagagagagaagtagaaggggaagaggaggaagtggaggagaTGGGACATCTCGGGCTCTCTGCATCCCTGGATCTGCAGCGCTCGCTGGCAACACTTGCCAGCCATGCTAGGTTCTCTGTGTGGGGACTGTCCGTAACTACTGCAGCTGGAGGTGTTGCTGTGGCTACTACCACGGGCCTCTGCTCCAGAGCCAGGATCTCACGCTTCTTAGGTGGCAGGCATCCATTACTCCGCTCCTGGTTGGATTTCATTGTGCCAGCGTGGTTCTAATATTCCCAGGTGTTAATTCTAACTTCTTCTGgatctgtctttctctctctccttgacTCGTTGTTTATGTGCAGCAGTCGGCCTCTCCGTGTGCTGTGTGGCTCTGGCTCTTCTTGTGTTAACGGGTGGTCAGCTCAAGGTCTCAGACCAGAGAAGATGGAGTCACTCCAGCTCACAAAATGAGCTCCATAGACTTCATGAGGAATCATCTCTGACCGATCCACCTCTTCCACGATGTCGACAGGAATCTGATGGCAGAGAGAAACtcaaatgagacacaaaaaATCAAATTTATAAGTTGAAATCATATGCTGTGCGTGTTTTTAAGCCCTCTGGATAGCTTCTAAATTGGGGCAATATAGATAAACTTGACTTTACTTGACTTGAAAATCAATTCAATCTCATTAGTCTAATTGCACTGCAGAGCTAGCTCAGTAAGCACAGTCTGTGTTTATGAACCATATTCACGAAATGTTCCTGCAGGGCTGCAAATGCAAAACAGCAAACACcaaaatacactgcctggccaaaaaaaaagtcaccaccaaaaaaaaaggtcatacactctaatatttcgttggaccgcctttagctttgattacggcacgcattcactgtggcattgtttcgataagcttctgcaatgtcacaagattaatttccatccagtgttgcattaatttttcaccaagatcttgcattgatgatggtagagtctgaccgctgcgcaaagccttctccagcacatcccaaagattctcaatggggttaaggtctggactctgtggtggccaatccatgtgtgaaaatgatgtctcatgctccctgaaccagtctttcacaatttgagcccgatgaatcctggcattgtcatcttggaatatgcccgtgccatcagggaagaaaaaatccattgatggaataacctggtcattcagtatattcaggtagtcagctgacctcattctttgagcacatactgttgctgaacctagacctgaccaactgcagcaaccccagatcataacactgcccccacaggcttgtacagtaggcactaggcatgatgggtgcatcacttcatctgcctctcttcttaccctgatgcgcccatcactctggaacagggtaaatctggactcatcagaccacatgaccttcttccattgctccagagtccaatctttatgctccctagcaaattgaagccgttttttccggttagcctcactgattagtggttttcttaaggctacacagctgttcagtcccaatcccttgagttcccttcgcattgtgcgtgtggaaatgctctttctttcactattaaacatagccctgagttctactgttgtttttcttcgatttgatctcaccaaacgtttaagtgatcgccgatcacgatcattgaggatttttttccggccacatttcttcctcgaagacgatgggtccccactatccttccagtttttaataatgcgttggacagttcttaacccaattttagtagtttctgcaatctccttagatgttttctctgcttgatgcatgccaatgatttgacccttctcaaacagactaacatcttttccacgaccacaggatgtgtctttcgacatggttgtttaggaaatgagaagcaactcattgcaccagttggggttaaataacttgtcgCCAGCTGAAAattaatcgcccatgcagtaattatccaataggaggctcgtacctatttgcttagttaaatccaggtggcgactttttttttggccaggcagtgtacttCACTGTTAAAAATGCCCTCACTTTCATGTTGGTGAAGGTGTTGTTCTTTGTTTTGCCACAAGGTGGTACCTGATATAGCAACTGCATCTCATGCACTTGAAGACACTACATGTAGGCCATTCTGTGTACGTTTTTCCGAGATCAACCTTTAAAGATGCCCCTCAAGGATCTACATGGACTAATCTGTCAAAACTCAACCAGCCTTTCCATGAGTAATGATATATGACTTGCAGGAAAGTACAGTGCGATGTTGTGTGTCTTCATTTACATAACATGGAAAAAGCTCTTTCGTGTTTTCACCAGGCAGGAGTTTCCTGAACTGCGGTGTTTGTGTGTCtagctgtgtgtgcgtgcgcgtaaGCACTCGTGCGTACAGGCTAAGTGTATGTGCGTTGCTGTTGGCTGTTATCTTGCTCCAGGCTCTAGGGTAAGAAAGCAGAGCAGTGAAAGGAGAACAGCACAGAGTAACAGCCTCTGAGGAGcttatgtttttgtctttgttttaacACTCCCCCGGTCTTGTGTTGAGTCAGTGGGGCTACTGTAAATATAACATCCACCTCCAGACAGGAACTCTGGGTCAGTGGGCATATCGGaaaaaaatgaagtgaaaaCAATATGGCTTGCAATTTGATTATGGAACATTCTGCAAGAAGCGTAAATGGGCCTCACTGAAGTGCttcaaaatattttaacaatGGCTTTCCGCTGTACCCCGTTTGAGTGGTGTTTCAAAGTTCAAGGGAATACAAAGTGGACAACAAACAATGAATGAGTAGGTCCTCTTTTGAGTTTGGTTTGGTGAGAGGCAGACTGAAGGCTGGGTTAAATGAGTAATGGAAAAAGCTCTTTATTCCCAACAAGATGGAGAGGTTAGTGGAACTCATGACATATAGAAGATGGATTAGTGAAAGGTAACAAACTGTGTCAACAATCCTCAGCAGCAGCTAGCCATAATCAATGTTTGACTGTAGGGCTACCCCATAATCTGGTCTGATACACTGTTGATTCATATGTATGCACGGGCACATAGCTACAACACGACAATATGCAGTGTGCATCCATTAATTCCACGACAACAACATGCAGCCTTTTGCTTCCCATGAGCtcatttttttcacagtttcttTTTCAGATTGACTGTTCTTTCCTGCAGGCTTATCTGTGGGTCAATGCACACGACTCTGAGTTGTTCATTAGCCAGAGGCACCACAGAGATGGAGTGTatgacacacactctcacacatccatccattcattttacTCCCCCTACATTCCATTCAGAGGTGCCGGGCTATTTGACAGTGCTAAATTGTATTTTCACATTACAGAGGAGGTTCACTACAGCAGGCAGACATGTTACATAAAGACAGAGGggggaaacaaacacagaaggCGACCTTGGTCAGTTTCTATTTAGATGCATCTACCTTTAATGTTGGCTGTGACAAGGTCACTGCATCCATAAGCAACGAAAAACCTCCGTTCAATTCATCTAACCACACAGCCTGGTAGATCCAACAGATGTAACAAAGGGGGAGAGCAGCAGAGCTGGAGATACAGAAACAGGAAAGAGGAGagtgagggggaggagagggaggcaaTGGAAGATGACAGAACTGTGTAGAAGGAGGAAAGGGAGtaagaagggaggggggtgaGAGTAGAAAGAAGATTAGGGATgcgaaagaggaagagagaatgGGGAATGGGGAGAAGACAGAGTGCTGCTTCTCCTGACCCACATTGAGCAGCGCCTGCAGCACCAGAGCGCCATAGCCCCCGCCTCGCTGAGAGATTCCCGATCAGCAACACAGTCGCCGCTACAGCCTGAGCTACACTGTGCAGCATCGCTCAGTGGCAACAACCCCACCTCAGCAACACCGTGTCAACATTGTAATGACATCACATCTGAAGCACAAGTACCTCCTATGATTATCGCAGCGTTGGAAGACAAAGCCAGCatgatctgatttttttttaaaaacaccacCATTACTGTCAACAAACCACAGGTACAACGGGATGCTCTTAAAGGAGGTGTCTTTCCTTTCCTCATATGACCTGTACACAACACTCTCTGcacatggtcacacacacacagcgtagCAGCCAAAAGCCTCACTAGATTTTCCAGCGTCAGCCTATTATTAGAGCACTGACACCAACAAACATACAGCCTATGTGGTACTATGGAGAACAAAGGCAATCTTTGAAGACGTGACTGTCACACTGAGCCAGACAGCACGGGAGCCCTGAGTCAGTCCCCTGACCCAGGACTGTCACCTCTGAGACATGTATGGAGGGatgacaacagagagagagggggacagGTCGCTCTCTGTTCCGCTCATCACACTGATGCTTTTCAGCTCAGACAGAATGATTGAGCCAGCCTCGCATGTGATCCTCTTTCAAcctaccacaaaaaaaaaacggcacAAACCATAGAAATAGGTTTGTGCGGCGGTGCTTGTCTGCCGTCACTGTGTGCGCAGGAGGGCAGACGAGATGTTTTCATTCAACCTCCTCTCTGTTGTCTCCAGGTGAGAGGCCCCCCAGCAGAGTTACATCTCCTCTCTTACGCAGCAGTCGCCAGCTCCTCCAATCCCCCACCTTCACTCCTTCCGCCTGAGTCTTCTCTCATGCTCCCAGACCCACTATTTACTCCTCGCATTGATCCACGGCTTCATAGCAATAACATTTCTCTGCTGCAGGATGGTGCAGGGAggtgatagaaaggcaacaaaATTATTTAGTGGCAAAAGATCAGTGCAGAAAAGCTAATGTTATGACTCTGAGGTATTAAACCTGTTGTCAATAGTGGTATACATCATGTTTCACCTGCTAGACCAGTCACAGATACACAGTGAATACCCAGTACAGCAAATGGCTATatatagaaaacaaaaacatcattatCAATCTGAGCTCTGGCATGAAACAGAGGGGGAGGTACTGTGGATAACAATCTGTACGAGCGTGTATGTGTGATTTGCTGCATATAAATAGGACCTCCCCTCAATCCCCTTACACACGCAGCTGCTTTAACCACAGAGCAGATCAATACAGGGTACTGCTTTTTCCTAATACCCAAAAGAGCCATTTTACTGCCCCTTCTCGATACAACAGTGGTGCCTGTGCCTTTAAGAGGCGGACCGACCGTGTGGCAGACTGAAGCAGACAGTAAGAACAGGCAGTGGGTTCAGGCTGTTTGTCTTCACAATGACTCCAGAGTCCTGCATCACTGCCCGACACACACCGATCACACAGTATACAAGCAGAGCCGGCGTCCCAGTCAGCGAACACAGCTACAAGCAAACAGGGTCAAGACTGTTGAATCCCACCACAGTGACTCTGGACAAATGCTGTGACTGTAGCCTCTGAGGGCTTTAGAATGACAGTTAGAGCGCATGAGTGTAGTAGCAGGGCAGAAAATACTACTATGCCACAAATCAAGAGGAAAAGAGACAacccccacccctcctc encodes the following:
- the atxn1b gene encoding ataxin-1, which codes for MKSNQERSNGCLPPKKREILALEQRPVVVATATPPAAVVTDSPHTENLAWLASVASERCRSRDAESPRCPISSTSSSSPSTSLSSSATPLSTVPLASLPAVYPTALPQQAGTIQFAQLGPNVQFISSGPYAGYISSHIISANAGSAPNSSTIGQRPQLDGYTTALISPNTKGEQQFQIGLSPTELAPVSLPSSPQVTSQYIHLDSRTPLTVGGNAVTSPTAHLQLHPHTAVLPQTLTIAPSQLVVQYADGSVGKKPEGHTKSVLNGELEVVKQTKTPSHQVNHQQVQSYEARHILLPADYSQNPAGLQTSLVLLAQPNHGAERETGSNKISLVQTEKGGICLGKPVSRSSSFTSLSSSDVVKSVAPHTVIQTTLPPEELPASLYSSTQPPIIGYITSANQHAVSYHAALPQHLVIPSGQSLLIPVSGTNNGTEIEVSRTVSALTATTAPQISTAMPHAYLATALSKCEALGPDGNQPPPAIAQAPAMAVLPSNPAPAVAAAPSPTPAPVPSPAPVSIQASHSISSPSSPVALPPFFMRGSIIQLADGELKRVEDLKTEDFIQSAEISSELKIDSSTVERIDSGQSPNAVVIQFSVGELKAQVCVEVLVEYPFFVFGQGWSSCCPDRTTQLFELSCAKLCVGDVCVSLTLRGLRTTTVTDSQALGTKLKSGHLSDSCHSVDATVRNSVSPNTAGRNGGLLMKASSADRLEREQVTGPGPGLELPPGLGLAPGPGEGIYGTGPMLAVSGTGEVRQESVKTDMPALTKIQCGDPERPAVRKRRWSAPERDQTERVEEEPPLTLPKPSFIPQEVKISIEGHSSTGSERCLKKRIDC